A window of Microcystis aeruginosa FD4 contains these coding sequences:
- a CDS encoding type II toxin-antitoxin system HicA family toxin, whose protein sequence is MPKLTAVSWLNLVQRLRELGFDGPYAGGKHPQMRRGNLTIIIPNPHQGEIGVGLLKRILNQAGITREEWLGK, encoded by the coding sequence ATGCCTAAATTAACCGCCGTATCATGGCTTAATCTAGTTCAAAGATTACGAGAACTTGGGTTTGACGGTCCCTACGCTGGGGGTAAACACCCTCAAATGCGTCGCGGTAATTTAACGATAATTATCCCCAATCCCCATCAAGGGGAAATAGGGGTAGGACTGTTAAAACGCATTCTCAATCAAGCGGGTATTACCAGAGAAGAATGGCTGGGAAAATAA
- a CDS encoding type II toxin-antitoxin system HicB family antitoxin, with the protein MLASYIDQAMALARYEIIEEDGTYWGEIPPLQGVWANHANLEDCRQELREALSDWIALRLCLGLPIPVLAGIDLNLLPQPMSSI; encoded by the coding sequence ATGTTAGCCAGTTATATTGATCAAGCGATGGCACTAGCTCGATACGAAATCATCGAAGAAGATGGCACTTATTGGGGTGAAATTCCACCCCTTCAGGGAGTTTGGGCAAATCACGCCAATCTAGAAGATTGCCGGCAAGAATTGCGCGAAGCTTTAAGCGATTGGATTGCTTTGCGTCTGTGTTTAGGTTTGCCGATTCCAGTGTTAGCAGGAATAGATCTTAATCTCCTTCCTCAACCCATGTCTTCAATTTAA
- a CDS encoding AAA family ATPase: MSKNSIPRIENLRVQNYRALQDLELKKITPLTVFLGPNGSGKSTLFDVFAFLSECFTVGLRKAWDRRGRFKELRTRGQEGYIIIELKYRETLASPLITYHLAINEANNRPYVAEEWLHWRRGPKGAPFRFLDFKEGEGIVISGENPQEKDERISERLDSPEFLAVSTLGQLAKHPRVSALRRFITSWYLSYLTADNTRNQPEAGAQERLSPTGDNLPNVIQYLKEDHPQRLESILQTLSRRIPRLEKVEASIMPNGQLLLQIKDAPFQSPILAKFASDGTLKMLAYLTILYDPSPPQLVGIEEPENHLHPRLLPELAEECRAATAGTQLIVTTHSPFFVDGLKPEEVWVLYRDEKGFTQAKRTSEMQGVKKFIQNGALLGQLWMEDYFDVGNPII; encoded by the coding sequence ATGTCTAAAAACTCTATACCTCGAATCGAAAATCTGCGCGTGCAAAATTACCGAGCTTTACAGGACTTAGAATTAAAAAAAATTACTCCTCTAACAGTTTTTCTCGGTCCTAATGGGAGCGGAAAATCTACCTTATTTGATGTCTTTGCTTTCCTCTCTGAATGTTTTACTGTTGGTTTAAGAAAAGCTTGGGACAGACGGGGAAGATTTAAAGAATTAAGAACTAGAGGACAAGAAGGTTACATCATTATCGAATTAAAATATAGAGAAACATTGGCATCACCTTTAATTACCTATCATTTAGCCATTAATGAAGCCAATAATCGCCCTTATGTTGCTGAAGAATGGTTACATTGGAGACGAGGACCGAAGGGCGCACCTTTTCGCTTTTTAGACTTTAAAGAAGGGGAAGGAATAGTGATTAGTGGAGAAAATCCCCAAGAAAAAGATGAACGAATTTCTGAACGATTAGACTCCCCGGAATTTTTAGCTGTTAGTACCCTGGGACAATTGGCCAAACATCCCCGGGTTAGTGCTTTGCGTCGTTTTATCACAAGTTGGTATCTTTCCTACTTAACCGCAGATAATACTCGCAATCAACCCGAAGCAGGAGCGCAAGAAAGATTATCCCCAACTGGTGACAATTTACCTAATGTTATTCAATATTTAAAAGAAGATCATCCTCAACGATTAGAATCTATTTTACAAACCCTTTCTCGTCGAATTCCTAGATTAGAAAAAGTAGAAGCATCTATTATGCCGAATGGACAGCTTTTACTCCAGATTAAAGACGCACCTTTTCAAAGTCCAATTCTTGCCAAATTTGCCTCTGATGGCACTTTAAAAATGTTGGCTTATTTAACTATATTATATGATCCAAGCCCTCCGCAATTAGTGGGAATAGAAGAACCAGAAAATCATCTTCATCCCCGTTTATTACCTGAATTAGCAGAAGAATGTCGGGCAGCGACCGCAGGTACACAATTAATAGTAACAACTCATTCTCCCTTTTTTGTAGATGGTTTAAAACCAGAGGAAGTTTGGGTGCTTTATCGAGATGAAAAGGGTTTTACTCAAGCTAAACGTACTTCAGAAATGCAAGGAGTTAAGAAATTTATTCAAAATGGTGCTTTGTTGGGTCAATTATGGATGGAGGACTATTTTGATGTGGGTAATCCTATCATTTAA
- the ispF gene encoding 2-C-methyl-D-erythritol 2,4-cyclodiphosphate synthase, which translates to MNIRIGNGYDIHRLVTGRPLILGGVEIAHTVGLLGHSDADVLTHAIMDAMLGALSLGDIGHYFPPTDPQWQGANSLKLLEQVNQLIVDKGWQINNIDSVIVAERPKMKPHLIAMRSKLAATLNINPEQVGIKATTNEQLGPVGREEGIAVYAVVLLVKD; encoded by the coding sequence ATGAATATTCGTATTGGTAACGGCTACGATATCCACCGATTGGTGACAGGAAGACCTTTAATTTTAGGAGGAGTAGAAATTGCCCATACTGTCGGTTTATTGGGTCATAGTGATGCCGATGTCTTAACCCACGCTATTATGGATGCCATGCTGGGGGCGCTTAGTTTAGGCGATATCGGTCATTATTTTCCCCCCACAGACCCGCAATGGCAAGGGGCGAATAGTTTAAAATTATTAGAGCAAGTTAATCAATTAATTGTCGATAAAGGTTGGCAGATTAATAATATTGATTCGGTAATTGTCGCCGAAAGACCGAAAATGAAACCCCACCTTATTGCGATGCGATCCAAGTTAGCGGCTACCCTTAATATTAATCCAGAACAGGTGGGAATTAAAGCCACTACTAACGAACAATTGGGACCGGTAGGACGAGAAGAAGGTATCGCAGTTTATGCCGTGGTTTTATTGGTTAAGGATTAG
- a CDS encoding DUF4276 family protein: MHAFRGKSDLIKKLPERLKGYKCWIPDDYRIIILVDRDNEDCQMLKEKLENIAQQTGLITKTISEDKKTFQVLNRIAIEELEAWFFGDIQAIVSAYPKVSTNVGQQAKYRKPDEITGGTWENLEKILQKAGYHRGGLEKVKAAREISQFMTPADNCSPSFQIFYQGLLAMIS; encoded by the coding sequence ATTCATGCCTTTCGAGGTAAATCCGATTTAATCAAAAAACTACCGGAGCGATTAAAAGGTTATAAATGCTGGATACCCGATGATTATCGAATCATTATTCTTGTAGATAGAGACAATGAAGATTGTCAAATGCTCAAAGAAAAGTTAGAAAATATCGCTCAACAAACAGGACTTATCACTAAAACGATTAGCGAAGATAAAAAAACATTTCAGGTGTTAAATAGAATTGCCATAGAAGAACTAGAAGCTTGGTTTTTTGGTGATATTCAGGCTATAGTCTCAGCCTATCCCAAAGTTTCTACTAATGTAGGACAGCAAGCAAAATACAGAAAACCCGATGAAATTACAGGCGGAACTTGGGAAAACTTAGAAAAGATACTTCAAAAAGCTGGTTATCATCGCGGAGGTTTAGAAAAAGTGAAAGCGGCCCGAGAAATTTCTCAATTTATGACTCCTGCTGATAATTGTTCTCCTAGTTTTCAGATTTTTTATCAAGGTTTATTGGCGATGATTAGCTAA